One stretch of Malus domestica chromosome 14, GDT2T_hap1 DNA includes these proteins:
- the LOC103455310 gene encoding serine/threonine-protein kinase ATM-like: MGVTGVEGFFRRCCEETLSVMRTNKEALLTIVEVFIHDPLYKWAFITSESFLQRQKETDDDLNLSFEGSQDEYEGNKDAARALMRVKQNSMDMKKGNAKHTWTGSTTYTRCD; encoded by the exons ATGGGTGTCACCGGAGTGGAAGGGTTTTTCAGAAGATGCTGTGAAGAAACTCTTTCTGTTATGAGGACAAATAAAGAAGCACTACTGACCATCGTTGAG GTTTTTATCCATGATCCACTTTATAAGTGGGCTTTTATCACCTCTGAAAGCTTTTTGCAGCGTCAAAAG GAAACGGATGATGACTTGAATTTAAGCTTTGAAGGCTCGCAAGATGAATATGAAGGTAACAAGGATGCTGCACGTGCACTGATGCGTGTAAAACAAAACTCGATGGATATGAAGAAGGGAAATGCGAAGCATACATGGACAG GTTCAACTACTTATACAAGATGCGATTGA